The Desulfosporosinus acidiphilus SJ4 genome has a window encoding:
- a CDS encoding class I SAM-dependent methyltransferase, producing MSRLDVSMLALLAKTTTIMEYLGFLWVTQTGLELNLWAELEKASSLEEIMTLHPDWDEILLDHWLEQAHYLELLTRKNDRFQTTKLAKAVNKYRNFGLEALYKELTQHWTRGFAELPGLMMKQREKLTLETDMQEELISKASLASEPFVWPFLRTKCQKERWKNVLDLGCGEGRYLKNLSEEFGDLRGVGLEMNPAVAGRGQEMAKASEGRIQILCKDIFSLVHQRKESLSELGTFDLCLLNNSIYYFTQEQRIELLQSIKEFLKPGGQVGILTAVRKGEPVRVFHTHLPQNLMSFFLACHQGFSGLPTAGEITSLLERSGYSDVDISVMPLGTSHYFFAKRTDEPIETSR from the coding sequence GTGAGCCGCTTGGATGTAAGTATGTTGGCTTTGCTGGCAAAAACCACAACAATCATGGAATATCTTGGATTTTTGTGGGTGACGCAAACGGGCTTGGAGCTAAATCTGTGGGCGGAGCTGGAAAAAGCAAGCAGTTTAGAAGAGATCATGACCTTGCATCCGGATTGGGACGAAATTCTATTGGATCACTGGTTAGAACAGGCTCACTATCTGGAGCTGCTCACCAGAAAGAATGACCGTTTTCAAACAACCAAATTAGCCAAAGCCGTTAATAAATACCGAAACTTCGGCTTGGAGGCATTATATAAGGAACTCACACAGCATTGGACCAGAGGATTTGCTGAACTTCCTGGTCTGATGATGAAACAGAGGGAAAAGTTAACTTTAGAAACGGATATGCAGGAAGAACTGATTTCCAAAGCCTCTTTGGCCTCGGAACCATTTGTCTGGCCATTTTTACGCACGAAGTGTCAAAAAGAACGATGGAAAAATGTCCTGGATCTAGGCTGTGGGGAAGGCAGGTATTTAAAAAACTTAAGTGAGGAATTTGGAGACTTACGGGGAGTGGGATTAGAAATGAATCCTGCTGTGGCGGGCAGGGGGCAGGAAATGGCTAAGGCATCTGAGGGTCGAATTCAAATCCTCTGTAAAGATATATTTTCCCTCGTTCATCAGCGGAAGGAGTCGCTCTCGGAATTAGGAACCTTTGATCTTTGTCTACTGAACAACAGCATTTATTACTTTACCCAGGAACAAAGGATTGAGCTCTTACAAAGTATTAAAGAATTTCTGAAGCCGGGAGGGCAAGTGGGAATTTTGACAGCAGTTCGCAAGGGCGAACCGGTCCGAGTCTTTCACACCCATCTTCCTCAGAATCTTATGAGTTTTTTTCTGGCTTGTCATCAGGGATTTTCAGGTCTTCCCACTGCAGGAGAAATTACCTCCTTGCTGGAACGGTCGGGTTACAGCGATGTGGATATTTCCGTGATGCCTTTAGGAACATCCCACTATTTCTTTGCCAAAAGAACGGATGAACCTATAGAAACATCGAGGTGA
- a CDS encoding ABC transporter permease subunit codes for MTALNDTLYWAMLKLESKKVLGYSLGLMSYEWLITWGYPILIESPIIQDIPKSFPVPVQRAFGVSTEEPDISYEAYISAQLLGRFWTLLISVYGISSSNALMAHILEQGFMAYPLSTPVSRREVINTQIGVLLTELILVTSATLGGIYSATAFFEVEIDRWQFFRMGILGFCLSAVVSSYSMLLGVLLNSEEKSVALVSAITFVYYGLDVVSSLNEGFSRLQDFTPFGLFRPQEVLQGSVLPGTRCLALSLISGLLLLVTGFVFQRKNLVI; via the coding sequence GTGACGGCTTTGAACGATACCTTATATTGGGCCATGCTTAAACTGGAGAGCAAAAAAGTTTTAGGTTATTCTCTGGGGTTGATGTCCTATGAATGGTTAATTACCTGGGGTTATCCCATTCTAATTGAATCACCAATTATCCAGGATATTCCTAAAAGTTTTCCGGTGCCCGTCCAACGAGCCTTTGGAGTTTCAACGGAAGAACCCGATATTTCCTATGAAGCTTATATTTCAGCGCAATTATTGGGAAGGTTCTGGACGCTGCTTATTTCTGTTTATGGAATAAGCTCATCAAATGCCCTGATGGCGCATATACTTGAACAAGGTTTTATGGCATATCCATTATCGACACCGGTTTCCCGCCGGGAAGTGATCAATACTCAAATCGGAGTGCTGCTCACGGAATTGATTTTGGTAACCTCCGCCACGTTAGGTGGAATATATTCAGCAACAGCTTTCTTTGAGGTAGAAATTGACCGCTGGCAATTTTTCAGAATGGGAATCTTGGGATTTTGTTTGAGCGCAGTTGTGAGCAGTTACAGCATGCTTTTGGGTGTGCTTCTTAATTCAGAAGAAAAGTCAGTTGCTCTAGTAAGCGCAATAACTTTTGTTTATTACGGACTTGATGTTGTGTCATCCCTGAATGAAGGATTTTCCCGGCTTCAAGATTTCACACCCTTCGGATTGTTTCGTCCCCAAGAAGTACTCCAAGGAAGCGTCTTGCCGGGCACAAGATGCCTGGCCTTGAGTTTGATCTCGGGACTGCTGCTGCTGGTAACAGGGTTTGTATTTCAACGTAAGAATTTGGTTATTTGA
- a CDS encoding branched-chain amino acid ABC transporter substrate-binding protein — protein sequence MSKKFLSMLAVTILSFTVIVTGCGTQGSAPSGTSSNSSDTQSTAGSGDIKIGLPLPMTGSEATYGKDMENAIKMAVDEVNAKGGINGKKLATVTGDDACDPQQATAAANKLVSEGVVAIVGGYCSGAVVPTLTIYNEKNLPFIVEAANSSKITDQNPGNTFQINGTAVHQTQKAVELFKKLGAKNVAIVEQGDAYSSDLAKQTEAAWKAAGNTVVSHDVTTKGEQDFSSLVTSLKSKNADLVFWTAYYADGALLIKQLRQGGYKGSIVVGDGSSDPKLIQMAGAAGEGTYVLSPPVAEFLPSAKQFADAYKAKFNQTPGAYAPLAYDGINLLADAMKRAGSTDGKAVIKALTETKDFPGLAGKVTFAPNKTLQESNFIVLQIKNGQFVLQ from the coding sequence ATGTCCAAAAAGTTTCTAAGTATGCTTGCTGTGACAATTCTGTCCTTTACGGTAATTGTTACAGGCTGCGGTACGCAAGGCAGTGCACCTTCAGGTACATCATCCAATTCATCCGATACACAATCCACGGCCGGCAGCGGAGATATTAAGATTGGGTTACCTTTGCCTATGACCGGGTCAGAGGCAACTTACGGCAAAGATATGGAAAATGCTATTAAAATGGCAGTTGACGAAGTGAATGCCAAAGGCGGGATTAACGGCAAAAAACTAGCAACCGTTACCGGTGATGATGCTTGTGATCCGCAGCAAGCAACAGCTGCTGCTAATAAACTGGTTTCCGAAGGGGTGGTAGCCATTGTCGGAGGATATTGCTCCGGCGCGGTTGTTCCAACCCTGACCATTTACAATGAAAAGAATCTTCCCTTTATCGTTGAGGCCGCTAACTCATCGAAAATTACAGATCAAAATCCGGGCAATACCTTCCAAATTAATGGTACTGCCGTGCACCAAACTCAAAAAGCCGTGGAGCTCTTTAAAAAGTTAGGTGCCAAAAACGTTGCTATCGTAGAACAAGGGGATGCTTATTCCTCAGATTTGGCGAAGCAGACCGAAGCTGCGTGGAAAGCTGCAGGCAATACAGTGGTTTCCCATGATGTGACAACTAAAGGAGAACAAGATTTTTCTTCCTTAGTCACGAGTTTGAAATCTAAAAATGCCGATTTGGTCTTTTGGACAGCCTATTATGCCGATGGTGCTCTCTTAATTAAACAATTGCGCCAGGGAGGTTACAAAGGTTCCATTGTTGTTGGTGACGGCAGCAGCGACCCCAAACTAATTCAAATGGCCGGAGCTGCCGGGGAAGGTACTTATGTTCTCTCGCCACCTGTCGCAGAATTCCTCCCGTCTGCCAAACAATTCGCCGATGCCTATAAAGCTAAATTTAATCAAACCCCGGGAGCTTATGCCCCACTTGCCTATGATGGAATTAACCTCTTGGCAGATGCTATGAAACGAGCCGGAAGTACCGATGGCAAAGCCGTTATTAAAGCGTTGACTGAGACCAAGGACTTTCCGGGCTTAGCAGGTAAAGTCACCTTCGCTCCCAATAAGACGTTACAGGAAAGTAACTTTATTGTTCTGCAAATTAAGAACGGACAATTCGTTTTACAATAA
- a CDS encoding branched-chain amino acid ABC transporter permease, which yields MTVFYIIIQQLVNGLILGSFYSLVALGYSMVYGIIKLLNFAHGDIYMVGAFVGFGALGIFGGALGIGWLGITVALVISMVLVGLLGIVIHRVAYQPLLNKNAPRMSLLITAVGVSFTLFNAVMVMTSGEYKAFTTSLGYDGISVGPVNITYTQIIMVVATAVLMLCLYWFINRTMYGKAMRAIALDQDACRLMGINVTKTISLTFFVGSALAAAAGVMAGVYYGSIQFYMGFIIGLKAFTAAVIGGIGSIPGAMLGGLILGLLETAGTQLPFVGSAWKDVFTFGILILLLVTKPTGILGKSEIERM from the coding sequence ATGACAGTCTTTTATATCATTATTCAGCAGCTTGTGAATGGTTTAATTCTCGGTTCCTTTTATAGCCTTGTCGCTCTCGGCTATTCTATGGTTTACGGCATTATAAAACTCCTCAATTTTGCCCACGGGGATATCTACATGGTAGGGGCTTTTGTGGGATTTGGGGCTCTTGGTATTTTCGGAGGTGCCTTAGGAATTGGTTGGTTAGGAATTACTGTCGCTTTAGTGATTAGCATGGTTCTGGTGGGTCTTTTGGGGATTGTAATACATAGGGTTGCCTACCAGCCCCTCTTAAATAAAAATGCCCCCCGCATGTCACTATTGATTACGGCGGTGGGTGTATCTTTTACCTTATTTAACGCAGTTATGGTGATGACCAGCGGGGAATACAAAGCTTTCACCACCAGCTTGGGCTACGACGGCATCAGTGTTGGGCCTGTTAATATTACCTATACTCAGATAATTATGGTGGTTGCAACGGCTGTTCTGATGCTTTGTTTGTACTGGTTTATTAACCGGACGATGTACGGCAAAGCCATGCGCGCCATAGCTCTTGACCAGGACGCCTGCCGCCTGATGGGAATCAATGTTACGAAGACCATCAGCTTAACCTTTTTTGTCGGTTCGGCCTTGGCCGCTGCGGCAGGGGTTATGGCGGGAGTTTACTACGGAAGCATTCAATTTTATATGGGCTTTATCATCGGCTTAAAAGCATTTACCGCAGCAGTTATCGGCGGGATTGGCAGCATACCGGGAGCTATGCTCGGAGGTCTTATCCTCGGCCTCTTAGAAACAGCCGGAACTCAGCTGCCTTTTGTTGGCTCGGCTTGGAAAGATGTATTTACCTTCGGAATTTTAATCCTATTGCTGGTTACAAAACCGACCGGAATTTTGGGTAAAAGCGAGATTGAGAGGATGTAA